tataattatgattttactattttatccgaTAATTTATAGCCCCCAAGTTAAATAGCGCATAGCTcccaaataatataatttattcttCCACGAGCACGACCTAAGAGGTTGGTGATTCGTACCATGGATTCTGTTACGTTTGAAGAAAATGCAGCACAATACATGTGAAGGAGAAAGGCACGGTGTATGCATGTTTGTGACTTGTAGAGTTTGTTATCCACGTCAGCTTAGCTAGCTTTCAGTATATAAAGTACCCCCTTTGTATTCTGTAGTTAAGTTTTgatatatgaaataaaaatactctggttttctctctttctcaataGATTCTTGTTTGGGTGGATGTTGTTGtagagaatttattcttttttcgtTAATTTACATTTTGATTTTCgcatgaattttttatttggaTTGAGAGATGAGAAATCTAGAATCCTTGATATGACGGCTGAGATTATACTCTCTGAAATTGTTGTGGTGGCGAACTCATGGCCTGGGAGGAACCACGAAATTAGCATCCAACAATTGGTTTTTGTTTACATCTACCTAACTCGTATGGCTAATATAATGAAAAAGTGCGATGATTAATTACTTACTTTTGTATTTGGAGAATATAACATGCTGCCTCCATTTGATGCCCAACGCAGAAATGATGACATCTGTGATGGCTTGGGTGAGCTTGATGTTCTGCAACTACTCTCTTTCAGTGCTTCCCGTCGTACAACAACCTCATTAATGACTTCAATAATTTTTCAAATGGAAAACTCGAGTTGCACATCATTTTATCCTTAATTTTGGGCTATAGATTATAGGGTAAAATAgtcaaattataattattattttagatgggGACTATactgagtaaaatgggggctatgaatagaatcacccaatTAAGAAGCTATTACTCTCCATCTCTATGAAAACATGTGGCATTTTTGGtgatacgagttttaaaaaatgttaGATGAATGAATGTGAGTGATAAAACGAGCTCCACTTTGTTGTGAGTGGTgatgtccaaaaatgaaaagtgaaTATTTTTTAAAGACGTCCCGAATGACAAATTGCGTTTGGTTTTTGGAGACAGAGAgagtacaataatttttttgactTTGTCTAATATatctcaattataatattatcaaTTATAAGGATAATCatgtaatttaatatttaatttatttaaaaatcaaatatcaCAATAAATAAGATTTGacatcaaaaattaaaatatacttcATTCGTCTCATTTATAATATcacaattttcttttaatttattttatttataatattactttctaaaaataataatttatttctattCACCTTATTTTTAGCACCTTATTCTTAATCGTTGagttcaaaaaataataatttgattataaatGAGATgcatggagtattattttgatGCCAAAAATGTGTTTGACATCAACTTTTTGGAGGCGACGTTGACGCCTACTtagttttaatatttatatgaaTGAAGCAGCCTAGAAAGATACCACTAGCACCCACCACTCACCAAATAAATTGAGCAGTTGAAAATACGCTTGTGGCGTTTGAGATGGTCAACTAATACCGTGTTTTCATCACGTCCGAGTCAAATATTTGAAAAACGAGGCATTCCAATTTCCATATATAATATGAATTCATTACACGTCTCCCAGTTTCCTTCATAAACCCATCGCTGCTCCTAATTCTGCACCACCTCCAAAAATCTACTTGAAAAATATGGATAAAAGGCTTCCGCCACCAGCAAAGCCACGCGTCTCCGCCGTTCATCTTCGAAATGGCTCTCCTTGCATCTCCAGAGGCGCTTCCCGGATGCAGCCTGCAGGCCCGAAAAATAGGTTTAGGATAAGGGAGGGTAGCAAAGAGATGGTGAGGAGGGCGTTGATCCCGCCCACTCGGAGGCCCAGGTGGAGGTGGCGCAACTTCACGCCCACCCCCACCCGTTTCTCCATCATGACTTAAATCATTAGCAGGAACATATATACGGTGTTTGTAAATCTTTTCTCCTTTGCCAAACTGTTTTCTATTAACCACACTAAGATGAATACATGTTTCCATGCCTCTTTTAGATTCTATGCACCAATGGCACTgcctaattaattatattgaagTTTCTGTCTATGTTAATGTATCTGAGCATAAGTTCTTCAACAAGATGACAACAGAACTGAATTTACTGGGAAATTACAGTAAGAAACTGATAGCAATTTTACGACTGCGGAGGAATATGACTTACAGCAACTCATCTCTTGCGTTGAGTAAACCAAATAAGCAAACAACTCCATCAACCGACTTCCTCACCCTGAAACAAGCGGAACACTCTATAAAAGATAGGCCAAAGCACCACACAACGCAATCAGAGTTGCACAAATAACATGaaatatattatactatatGATACCATATGTTTTTTCCTGGAGAATCTATTGCAAGTTGCAACATCAGAAATTTCGATAGCAGGACAGCACAAAAAATTTGAAACCAGAAAAGTTGGTTTGGTCACATACAAATATcgaattgaaaattatggtTTTATTTGAAGTTCTAGAAGATGATAAAACTTTACAGATAAAGCAACCCATTAGTTCCATATTATTGTGGCTTAATTTTGATTTCATAATTTCTAAAAAGAAACAACTTGTTTTGTATGGCATATACCTCCAAAACCATCCAAACCAACTGAAAAACTACCTCTATCGAATACAAGAGAGGTCAAATTCTACAAGCCTATACCTGATTTTCAAAAACTAACATTAAAAAAGTGGCCATACCTTGCAGTCAGTTGTGAGATAGTATCTTTATATCCAGTTTGGTTGCTAAGCTGAGGAGAGCTCACAAGTTAGATGATTCCCAGCTAGCATAAACAGCTCCTATTAGTTTCTCATGCAACTGATGCCCCGAACAAGCAATTATGCCTCTGTCAAGCCCTTCTAGGTATATTCCTTTGGAGAAATCGAGAGGTTGCCCTCCTGCATCAGTGACCACACCACCAGCCTCTTGCACAAGGAGAACACCTGCTGCGTGATCCCATATTTTCTCCTTATATGCTGACCTTGCAAATCTCATGTAAATTTCAGCTTCTCCTCTGGCTATGGCAGCATATTTAACCATGCTGTAAACACGCAAGGGCTTCTTTCTGCATTTAAGTACAAATTCATTCAGCATTCTTGAAAATAAATCTTATTTGGTCACAAAAATGGAGACTCATAGAGCTGAGGCAACAAGAAGGAACAAGAACAGACAGACATCTTTTTACTAATTCTTATTATCACCAATTAGGAGAGGAAAACATGGAACCGAATTCTGAAAGAATATACTGGTTCACACAAGCTACACGAGATTCTAAACATAACTCCAATATATAGCAGCTTACGCTTGAGGCTAGCTGAATGAAGCTTAACCGGCAAACATGAAGTACATTTTAAGCAAAAGATAATGACCCGACAACACATCTTCACTCTGTGTGACTTGAAAATAAATGCCAATATATAAAAGAACTACATTTATCGTGAGAACAATGTTCTCAACGTGTAAAGTTACTGCATTCAGAGTGAAATAAACTGCactcgaagaaaaatgaaatttccACTCCCTCCAAGATTCCAATCCAGGTACTGCATTCATCTATCAAGataatgcatccaccgtagatcttcacGATCGAAGGATTGAGAATGGTTTTCCGTTCTCATTTCAATAAAGGTTTTCATTTGAACCTcctcccacacacacacacacacacatatatatatatatatactagtttCTCTAGCTCAAGAGAGATTGCAGAGAACTGAATTTTAACTAGTACTAGTTTAGAGAATACATTTGCACACCTCAGCCCAACATTGCAGGCGATTCCAGCAGCAAATGAATGATCCGAATTAGCTTTTTCCACTGGCTCACAGAATGTTGCTAGTGCAGGATTGCTAATGGAAGAAACCTGAATAGGTTTTGCAGAATTCGGCCACTCGAGCATCTCATCATGATGAATTAAGGGTTGCATCCAAGCTTTTCTGCTGCCTTTCATTGTGTACATCACACATCCCACTTCCCCAGAAGGTTTATTTGACAAGATAAGGTTTTGTTGAATGTACTTTTTTAGGCCATTGTCCTTCATTGGGTAATTAGGGCAGCCGAGCACTCCAATTATGACATCTCCACCATCAATCATAGCAAGGGCAACAGCATACTGATCTCCACGAACAAAACCTAGTGTCCCGTCAACTGGATCAAGGACCCAATGTTGGCCTGCACGCCCTCCAAGGGAGCTACACCGACTGATTGCATCTAGAACTTGAGAAGCACTAAGTGCATTGTCAGGACCTTGAAGACCAAACCTAGTTGCGTCAGCCAAACATTCATTTACCACATCGACAACCCTTCCCAACAGAGATGATGACTCAGGCCTGGATAAACTTTTAGTATCTTCTTCAGCAACAATGGAAATGTGGCTACCCAGAGCTTTGGAGAGCATCCAGCTTACTGTCGCTTGCACGCTCCAGTCTGTTAAGGAATAATGAGTTACCAATAAAGATATAACATAGCGTTTGAGACTAATATCTTGCTTTGACTTTGAAAGGTCAGAAATATATTTGGGACAAAAAGCTCATAATAGCATGTCTGAGAATAGACTGGTGAAGATGAAACTTGTATTAAATATGCCACTATATTATATAACTTGATCTGAATATGTCCAAATTGTACTGAAAAAGTATTGACACGAATCAAATGAGATCAAGAAGTTGGATGTTCTGAAGTGAAGACATTAGGAAAAGCAATATACAGTGTGGTGATTTATTTCTCAGAGACGCACATATCCTTAATCCAGAATTGTTACATAAATTTATCATACTTCAAAACTTAACATGTTACATCAGCCATAAGTCAAGCTCCTCAAAATCTAAATTAAGTTAACAAGAGAAAAACTATAATGAAATGAAGAACAGAGCAACAGAAACAAAAGGCACCGCGTGATCTTGACAGAGTATATAATTAGCCTAAGTTGCAAATCACATCGAGCAATTTATGACGGTTTTACAGGTGAGTTCACTACAATAACTATGAAAAACTTTCTGAATACTTCaaaaagacaaaaacaaaactTGGCATTCACTCTGCCTGAATTTGTCTTTCACCTTCAGCATCTGACTAAGGAACTCCCACGATTCCACTGTTGATGAACAGTATCGAGAACCTCGAGCAAGCAAGAGGATTGGTTTACACAATCCCACTCCTCCTAACCCAGCGCCATCTTGGGACACACCCAGATTAAGCTAACACTAAAAAAAGAGAAACAGCAACAAAAGACTCAAGGACTACATTAACTTCTCCCAGCTTGAAGAAACATgggtttttcttcttctttttttattccCTCCATGCGTCCATTTATCAGAGGAATTGTTAATTGGCCAAATAATCACGGCGCGAACCCACAATATATAATGTATATATTGTTCGaagtttctaaaaaaaaaacattattaaaTAGGAAACGGAATTAAAAATTAGGAATACCCAATTCTAGAATGTGGATCATGTAAGAACCCAAAAGCACGCAATTTGAAATAAAAGCACGAAAATGGGGTGTCGAAATTAACTAAATTCAAGAATCAAAAGATTATATACCTGCAACAGTAACA
The genomic region above belongs to Salvia miltiorrhiza cultivar Shanhuang (shh) chromosome 5, IMPLAD_Smil_shh, whole genome shotgun sequence and contains:
- the LOC130987023 gene encoding PAP-specific phosphatase HAL2-like isoform X2 yields the protein MLSKALGSHISIVAEEDTKSLSRPESSSLLGRVVDVVNECLADATRFGLQGPDNALSASQVLDAISRCSSLGGRAGQHWVLDPVDGTLGFVRGDQYAVALAMIDGGDVIIGVLGCPNYPMKDNGLKKYIQQNLILSNKPSGEVGCVMYTMKGSRKAWMQPLIHHDEMLEWPNSAKPIQVSSISNPALATFCEPVEKANSDHSFAAGIACNVGLRKKPLRVYSMVKYAAIARGEAEIYMRFARSAYKEKIWDHAAGVLLVQEAGGVVTDAGGQPLDFSKGIYLEGLDRGIIACSGHQLHEKLIGAVYASWESSNL
- the LOC130987023 gene encoding PAP-specific phosphatase HAL2-like isoform X1, producing the protein MENREFSKELNVAVRVVHMACSLCEKVQKQLILTNSDQVKSKDDDSLVTVADWSVQATVSWMLSKALGSHISIVAEEDTKSLSRPESSSLLGRVVDVVNECLADATRFGLQGPDNALSASQVLDAISRCSSLGGRAGQHWVLDPVDGTLGFVRGDQYAVALAMIDGGDVIIGVLGCPNYPMKDNGLKKYIQQNLILSNKPSGEVGCVMYTMKGSRKAWMQPLIHHDEMLEWPNSAKPIQVSSISNPALATFCEPVEKANSDHSFAAGIACNVGLRKKPLRVYSMVKYAAIARGEAEIYMRFARSAYKEKIWDHAAGVLLVQEAGGVVTDAGGQPLDFSKGIYLEGLDRGIIACSGHQLHEKLIGAVYASWESSNL